From Actinopolyspora lacussalsi, a single genomic window includes:
- a CDS encoding N-acetylmuramic acid 6-phosphate etherase (product_source=KO:K07106; cath_funfam=3.40.50.10490; cog=COG2103; ko=KO:K07106; pfam=PF13580; smart=SM00165; superfamily=53697; tigrfam=TIGR00274) gives MSRNGAPRNSRTEWSAEHGNLPTPAESPTERSNPRTTDIDLLNTLDLLQRLNTEDRSVPEAVGRALPELAHAVDLAVKALESNGRVHYVGAGTSGRLAVLDAAELVPTFNLPEGWFVAHLAGGEPALREAVENAEDDAAAGANAIERNATADDFVLGLAASGNTPYVLGALEAARTLGAGTGLVSSNPHGRATTAVDTAITVDTGPESITGSTRMKAGTAQKLVLTSFSTAVMIRLGRTYSNLMVSMVATNAKLRARTVRILREATGASPETCELALHRTGGELKTALVHLLGEVDVESASDALREADGHVREALRALRS, from the coding sequence GTGAGTCGAAACGGTGCGCCCCGGAACTCCCGAACGGAGTGGTCCGCCGAGCACGGGAACCTCCCCACGCCTGCGGAGTCGCCGACCGAACGGAGCAATCCACGCACCACGGACATCGACCTGCTCAACACGCTCGACCTGCTGCAACGGCTCAACACCGAGGACCGCTCGGTGCCGGAAGCCGTCGGAAGGGCGCTGCCCGAGTTGGCGCACGCCGTCGACCTCGCGGTGAAAGCGCTGGAATCGAACGGCAGGGTGCACTACGTCGGCGCCGGGACCTCCGGGAGACTGGCCGTGCTGGACGCCGCCGAACTCGTCCCGACCTTCAACCTGCCGGAGGGCTGGTTCGTGGCGCACCTCGCCGGTGGCGAACCCGCGCTGCGCGAGGCGGTGGAGAACGCCGAGGACGACGCCGCTGCCGGGGCGAACGCGATCGAGCGGAACGCCACCGCGGACGATTTCGTGCTCGGCCTGGCCGCCTCGGGGAACACGCCCTACGTGCTCGGCGCGCTGGAAGCGGCGCGAACGCTCGGTGCCGGGACCGGGCTGGTCTCGTCCAACCCGCACGGCCGCGCCACGACAGCGGTGGACACGGCGATCACCGTGGACACCGGACCGGAGTCGATCACCGGTTCCACCAGGATGAAGGCGGGAACGGCGCAGAAGCTGGTGCTGACCTCGTTCTCCACCGCGGTGATGATCCGCCTGGGCCGCACCTACTCCAACCTGATGGTCAGCATGGTGGCCACCAACGCCAAATTGCGGGCCCGCACCGTGCGGATCCTGCGCGAGGCAACGGGAGCCTCGCCGGAAACCTGCGAGCTGGCGCTGCACCGGACGGGAGGGGAGCTCAAGACCGCCCTGGTCCATCTGCTGGGTGAGGTGGACGTCGAAAGCGCCTCGGACGCGCTGCGCGAGGCCGACGGGCACGTCCGGGAGGCGCTGCGCGCGTTGCGCTCCTGA
- a CDS encoding DNA-binding MurR/RpiR family transcriptional regulator (product_source=COG1737; cath_funfam=1.10.10.10,3.40.50.10490; cog=COG1737; pfam=PF01380,PF01418; superfamily=46689,53697) translates to MATLDESGIESGEHSPLVRIRSLLPGLARAEQRVARIVLADPSSIAHRSITDVAEAAETSETTVTRFCKAVGVSGYPELRIALAADTARTTSRDRDLGSEISETDDIGQIVDKIGYADARAVEETTDQLDVTALRSLVDAVARARRIDVYGVGASGFVALDLQQKLHRIGLTCFAWPDTHNALTSAAILEPGDVAIGVSHTGATTETVEVLREAGTQGATTAAITNFERSPVTEIADLVLTTAARETTYRSGAMASRIAQLTVIDCLFVGVAQRHIDDAKTALQATSEAVGNHRLRVRPDKRRHREDSR, encoded by the coding sequence ATGGCCACTCTCGACGAATCCGGCATCGAATCCGGTGAGCACAGCCCGCTCGTCCGGATTCGTTCACTGCTGCCCGGCCTGGCGCGCGCCGAGCAGCGAGTGGCCCGCATAGTGCTGGCCGACCCCTCCTCGATCGCGCACCGCAGCATCACCGACGTCGCCGAGGCCGCCGAGACGAGCGAGACCACCGTCACCCGGTTCTGCAAGGCCGTGGGAGTGAGCGGTTACCCCGAGCTCCGCATCGCGCTCGCCGCCGACACGGCACGCACGACCAGCAGGGATCGCGATCTGGGCAGCGAGATCTCCGAAACGGACGACATCGGCCAGATCGTCGACAAGATCGGCTACGCGGACGCGCGTGCCGTGGAGGAGACGACGGACCAGCTCGACGTCACCGCGCTGCGTTCCCTCGTCGACGCGGTGGCACGGGCACGCCGGATCGACGTCTACGGAGTCGGGGCCAGCGGGTTCGTGGCGCTGGACCTGCAACAGAAGCTGCACCGGATCGGCCTGACCTGCTTCGCCTGGCCGGACACGCACAACGCGCTGACCTCGGCGGCCATCCTGGAACCCGGCGACGTGGCCATCGGGGTGTCCCACACCGGCGCCACCACCGAAACCGTGGAGGTGCTGCGCGAGGCGGGTACCCAAGGCGCCACCACGGCCGCGATCACGAACTTCGAACGCTCCCCGGTAACCGAGATCGCCGACCTCGTACTGACCACGGCCGCCCGCGAAACCACCTACCGCTCCGGAGCCATGGCAAGCAGGATCGCCCAGCTGACCGTGATCGACTGCCTGTTCGTGGGGGTGGCGCAGCGCCACATCGACGACGCCAAGACCGCGCTGCAGGCGACTTCCGAGGCCGTCGGCAACCATCGACTGCGAGTGCGTCCCGACAAGCGCAGACACCGGGAGGACAGCCGGTGA
- a CDS encoding ribonuclease HI (product_source=KO:K03469; cog=COG4994; ko=KO:K03469; pfam=PF14534; superfamily=54427), translated as MANLGTDFDRVVAHELELLDPRVRDAPEAVRRLLCADFTEFGSSGAVWDRETITTATVSDASERITATELRPVRIDSDTILLTYTAHRGGLKTLRSSVWVRQDDEWRLRHHQGTPCPPEAAARAHEGESQS; from the coding sequence ATGGCGAATCTCGGAACGGACTTCGACAGGGTCGTCGCGCACGAACTGGAACTGCTCGATCCCCGCGTGCGCGACGCCCCGGAAGCCGTTCGGAGGCTGCTGTGCGCGGACTTCACCGAGTTCGGTTCCTCCGGAGCGGTCTGGGACCGGGAGACGATCACCACGGCCACGGTCTCCGACGCCTCGGAGCGGATCACGGCCACGGAACTTCGGCCGGTCCGGATCGACTCCGACACGATCCTGCTCACCTACACGGCACACCGAGGTGGCTTGAAAACGCTTCGCAGCTCGGTGTGGGTGAGGCAGGACGACGAATGGCGACTGCGGCACCATCAGGGGACGCCGTGCCCGCCGGAGGCCGCCGCCCGAGCCCACGAGGGGGAGTCCCAGTCATGA
- a CDS encoding PPOX class probable F420-dependent enzyme (product_source=TIGR03618; cath_funfam=2.30.110.10; cog=COG3467; ko=KO:K07005; pfam=PF01243; superfamily=50475; tigrfam=TIGR03618): MSAIPEDLEDILNKRSFAHIATIGPKGEPQSSPVWIDWDGQYLKFSQTTERQKYRNLQREPRLAVSALDPEQPYRYIEVRGRVARVEDDPDRAFINRMAKKYMDADEYPYDQPGDHRVIVYVEPQHTTRM; this comes from the coding sequence TTGTCCGCGATTCCGGAGGACCTCGAGGACATCCTGAACAAGCGCTCGTTCGCGCACATCGCCACCATCGGACCGAAGGGAGAGCCGCAGTCCAGTCCGGTGTGGATCGACTGGGACGGACAGTACCTCAAGTTCAGTCAGACCACCGAGCGCCAGAAGTACCGGAACCTGCAACGGGAGCCGAGGCTGGCGGTCTCCGCTCTCGATCCGGAACAGCCCTACCGCTACATCGAGGTTCGCGGCAGGGTAGCCCGGGTGGAGGATGACCCGGACCGTGCGTTCATCAACCGGATGGCCAAGAAGTACATGGACGCCGACGAGTACCCCTACGACCAGCCGGGCGATCACCGGGTGATCGTCTACGTGGAGCCGCAGCACACCACCCGGATGTGA
- a CDS encoding CubicO group peptidase (beta-lactamase class C family) (product_source=COG1680; cath_funfam=3.40.710.10; cleavage_site_network=SignalP-noTM; cog=COG1680; pfam=PF00144; superfamily=49899,56601; transmembrane_helix_parts=Inside_1_12,TMhelix_13_35,Outside_36_593), with product MKFQHREVRMRNPLLVTALLSMLTVTTCASAPAPGVRASGRFDLPHEGFSAADTRLREATPRRAGLAPAPIREATARLADWSESTPDREKPMYAGAVSLLAHDGMVVSHEAVGHELRYADGTGTELPPERQERTAPDTIFDLASMTKLFTSVAVLQQVEAGRVELTEPVARYLPEFGNHGKSGITVRRLLTHTSGLQSVVKLWELPERERIPHVMNLEPVAEPGSTYNYSDPNMIVLGELLERVTGRRLDSVVSRGITEPLGMTDTGYLPPRSKLHRIAATEFQSDPPRGMVRGRVHDENAWSLGGIAGHAGVFGTAEDLAVLGQAILNGGSYGGERILRERSVELMLTDYNTEFPEHSHGLGFELEQRWYMAGLTGPRSAGHTGYTGTSMVLDPRSRSMAILLTNRVHPSREWGSNNPARVALAQGLARSMAVEPRHGPTAWFTGGGISKGEATLTTDPVATDGRLRVSFGAFVDTQRDTDGADRLLVEYSDDDGTSWHPVRLHTRGPGSPRHPVTELAGSGHRAWWRVRGTVPEGRSGRTLVRWRFVPDERYVGRGVYLDGIRLSAGGRTVLDGEAEASRLRGAGFLVAQR from the coding sequence ATGAAGTTCCAACACCGTGAGGTGAGGATGCGCAACCCGCTGCTGGTGACGGCACTGCTGTCGATGCTGACCGTGACGACCTGCGCTTCCGCGCCCGCCCCCGGAGTCCGGGCGAGCGGCCGGTTCGATCTGCCGCACGAGGGGTTCTCCGCCGCGGACACGCGACTACGCGAGGCCACACCTCGGCGGGCCGGATTGGCGCCCGCACCGATCCGGGAGGCGACGGCGCGGCTGGCCGACTGGAGCGAATCCACCCCGGATCGGGAGAAACCGATGTACGCGGGCGCGGTGAGCCTGCTGGCCCACGACGGCATGGTGGTCAGTCACGAGGCGGTGGGGCACGAACTGCGCTACGCCGACGGAACGGGCACCGAGCTCCCCCCGGAGCGGCAGGAGAGAACCGCCCCGGACACGATCTTCGACCTCGCCTCGATGACCAAGCTGTTCACCTCCGTAGCGGTGTTGCAGCAGGTCGAGGCGGGGCGCGTCGAGCTGACCGAACCGGTCGCGCGGTACCTGCCCGAGTTCGGCAACCACGGGAAGTCGGGGATCACGGTGCGCCGGCTGCTGACCCACACCTCCGGGCTGCAGTCGGTGGTGAAGCTGTGGGAGCTGCCGGAGCGAGAGCGGATTCCGCACGTGATGAACCTCGAACCGGTCGCCGAGCCGGGCAGCACCTACAACTACTCCGATCCGAACATGATCGTGCTCGGTGAACTGCTCGAACGGGTGACCGGACGGCGATTGGACAGCGTGGTCTCCCGGGGAATCACCGAACCGCTGGGCATGACCGACACGGGCTACCTGCCGCCGCGCTCGAAGCTGCACCGGATCGCGGCCACGGAATTCCAGAGCGATCCGCCGCGCGGCATGGTGCGTGGCAGGGTGCACGACGAGAACGCCTGGTCGCTGGGGGGAATAGCGGGCCACGCGGGAGTCTTCGGCACGGCGGAGGACCTGGCCGTGCTCGGGCAGGCGATCCTCAACGGCGGAAGCTACGGCGGCGAGCGCATCCTGCGCGAGCGCAGCGTGGAGCTGATGCTGACCGACTACAACACCGAGTTCCCGGAGCACTCGCACGGACTCGGCTTCGAGCTGGAACAGCGGTGGTACATGGCCGGGCTGACCGGCCCACGCAGTGCGGGGCACACGGGATACACGGGGACCTCGATGGTGCTCGATCCGCGGTCGCGTTCGATGGCGATCCTGCTGACCAACCGCGTCCACCCATCGCGGGAGTGGGGTTCGAACAACCCTGCGCGGGTGGCGCTGGCACAGGGTCTGGCCCGCTCCATGGCCGTGGAGCCGCGGCACGGCCCGACCGCCTGGTTCACCGGTGGCGGCATCTCGAAGGGGGAAGCCACGCTGACCACCGACCCCGTGGCGACCGACGGCCGACTTCGGGTCTCGTTCGGGGCGTTCGTGGACACCCAGCGGGACACCGACGGCGCCGACAGGTTGCTGGTGGAGTACAGCGACGACGACGGAACCTCGTGGCACCCGGTGCGGCTGCACACCAGAGGGCCGGGTTCCCCGAGACACCCCGTGACCGAACTGGCCGGTTCCGGCCACCGTGCCTGGTGGCGGGTGCGCGGTACCGTTCCGGAGGGGCGTTCCGGGCGAACACTGGTGCGTTGGCGCTTCGTACCGGACGAACGGTACGTGGGCAGAGGGGTCTATCTGGACGGCATCAGGCTTTCGGCCGGGGGCCGAACGGTGCTCGACGGCGAGGCCGAGGCGAGCAGGCTACGCGGCGCGGGATTCCTGGTGGCACAACGCTGA
- a CDS encoding uncharacterized protein YbbC (DUF1343 family) (product_source=COG3876; cath_funfam=3.40.50.1980; cog=COG3876; pfam=PF07075; superfamily=51735) produces MGELDRRRFLLSSAVTAPMLGLTGASAAGAERGTERGSERRADDEPVRTGADELAATGWDRLRGAGLGVIANPTSVVTRPRAGLPHIVDEMHAAEGVEVTAVFGPEHGFRGTAQAGGSEGDYTDPRTGIPVYDTYGADTAKLAGMLRQAGIDRLVFDIADVGTRFYTYIWTMYTAMRAAVRVGVPLTVLDRPNPLGGHAAGPVLDPEFASGVGELPIAQQHGMTVGELARMFDAEFLPERENERLPELDVVEMSGWSRKHSFAGTGLPWIPPSPNMPTPDTARVYPGTGMFEGTVFSEGRGTTRPFEIVGAPGVDWRWAERLNSEGTAGVYFRETHFVPTFSKHRDETCGGVRLYRTGDAEFDAIGTAVRMLVRARGLYPEVFGWRSDHWIDDLTGSARLREMIEAGADAGDVVGAWETELADFRRRRRPYLLYR; encoded by the coding sequence TTGGGTGAACTGGACCGCAGGAGGTTCCTGCTCTCCTCCGCCGTGACGGCTCCGATGCTGGGACTCACCGGCGCCTCGGCCGCCGGCGCCGAGCGGGGAACCGAGCGGGGCTCCGAACGACGAGCCGACGACGAACCGGTACGGACCGGGGCGGACGAGCTCGCCGCCACGGGATGGGATCGCCTCCGCGGCGCCGGGCTCGGCGTGATCGCCAATCCCACCTCCGTGGTCACCCGGCCGCGCGCGGGGCTGCCGCACATCGTCGACGAGATGCACGCCGCCGAGGGCGTCGAGGTGACGGCCGTTTTCGGCCCGGAGCACGGTTTCCGGGGCACCGCGCAGGCGGGCGGTTCGGAGGGCGACTACACCGACCCCCGGACCGGGATACCGGTGTACGACACCTACGGGGCTGACACGGCGAAACTGGCCGGGATGCTGCGGCAGGCCGGGATCGACCGGCTGGTGTTCGACATCGCCGACGTCGGAACGCGCTTCTACACCTACATCTGGACGATGTACACCGCGATGCGGGCGGCGGTGCGGGTCGGGGTGCCGCTGACCGTGCTGGACCGGCCGAACCCGCTGGGCGGTCACGCGGCGGGGCCGGTGCTCGATCCCGAGTTCGCCTCCGGGGTGGGTGAACTGCCGATCGCGCAGCAACACGGCATGACCGTCGGCGAGCTGGCACGCATGTTCGACGCGGAGTTCCTGCCCGAGCGGGAGAACGAGCGACTACCCGAGCTGGACGTGGTCGAGATGTCCGGCTGGTCCAGGAAGCACTCGTTCGCCGGAACCGGGTTGCCCTGGATACCGCCGAGCCCGAACATGCCCACGCCGGACACCGCCCGTGTCTATCCCGGAACCGGCATGTTCGAGGGCACGGTGTTCTCGGAGGGCAGGGGAACCACCAGGCCGTTCGAGATCGTCGGGGCACCCGGCGTGGACTGGCGCTGGGCGGAACGGCTCAACTCGGAAGGCACGGCCGGGGTCTACTTCCGGGAGACCCATTTCGTGCCGACCTTCTCCAAGCACCGGGACGAGACCTGTGGCGGGGTGCGGCTCTACCGCACCGGAGACGCGGAGTTCGACGCGATCGGCACGGCGGTGCGGATGCTCGTGCGGGCCCGAGGGCTCTACCCGGAGGTGTTCGGGTGGCGATCGGACCACTGGATCGACGACCTCACCGGGTCCGCCCGCCTGCGCGAGATGATCGAGGCGGGTGCGGACGCGGGCGACGTCGTCGGGGCCTGGGAGACGGAACTGGCCGATTTCCGGCGGCGCCGCCGCCCCTACCTGCTGTACCGCTGA
- a CDS encoding beta-N-acetylhexosaminidase (product_source=KO:K01207; cath_funfam=3.20.20.300,3.40.50.1700; cog=COG1472; ko=KO:K01207; pfam=PF00933,PF01915; superfamily=51445,52279) produces MAATFGRRQLGTVALGTATLGTLAAADGRDGQRHQGASDAAGADRPPLTGITDWAHRTVRNMSLPQKVGQLFVTVVYGATVDTDHPTNRTEYGVGSPAEVVRRFRLGGVIHFSWTDSLREPRQIAELSNGLQRAALDSGAGIPLTIATDQEQGAITRIGEPATVLPGSMALGAAREPGAANRAARITGRELRAMGFTQNFAPVGDVNVNPENPVIGVRSFASSPELAAELTRSQIRGYQRAGAARNTVSATVKHFPGHGDTSVDSHTDLPVIDHSERQWRRLDAPPFRAAIDEGTDAVMTGHLKFPELDPSGEPATLSRRILTGLLREELGFQGVVVTDSLRMAGVHELHPAEEVPVLALEAGADQLLMPGDLSTAIGAVTDAVRSGRLSERDIDRSVLRILSMKDRRGTVSAPLVDTAAVDRTVGTARHRRQALRITDETVTALRDDPGLLPLRAAVGSVFVTGWGETTTTALAAEIRRHHRMAETLRTGDSPDDRLIGEAVDRAGRHDVTIVLTNGAWRESGGAQRELLRSLSRADAPVIAVAVRDPYDAACVDDIGTWLATYSYREVSMRSLTRVLFGVVSPSGKLPVPVPDPDRPDTPRYPFGHGITW; encoded by the coding sequence GTGGCAGCGACATTCGGCAGGCGGCAGCTCGGTACTGTCGCGCTCGGGACGGCGACGCTGGGCACCTTGGCCGCCGCCGACGGCAGGGACGGACAGCGCCACCAGGGCGCGTCCGATGCGGCAGGAGCCGACCGGCCACCGCTCACGGGGATAACCGACTGGGCCCACCGCACAGTGCGGAACATGTCGCTACCGCAGAAGGTGGGGCAGCTCTTCGTGACGGTGGTGTACGGGGCCACGGTCGACACCGACCATCCCACCAACCGCACCGAGTACGGGGTGGGGTCTCCCGCCGAGGTGGTGCGACGGTTCCGGCTCGGCGGCGTCATCCACTTCTCCTGGACCGACAGTCTGCGGGAGCCACGGCAGATCGCCGAACTCTCGAACGGGTTGCAGCGTGCCGCGCTGGACTCGGGGGCCGGAATTCCACTGACCATCGCCACCGACCAGGAGCAGGGTGCCATCACCCGGATAGGTGAACCCGCGACGGTACTGCCAGGAAGCATGGCGCTGGGAGCGGCCCGCGAGCCGGGCGCGGCGAACCGTGCGGCACGCATCACCGGTCGAGAGTTGCGCGCCATGGGCTTCACCCAGAACTTCGCGCCGGTCGGCGATGTCAACGTCAACCCGGAGAACCCGGTCATCGGGGTGCGTTCCTTCGCCTCCTCGCCGGAACTGGCCGCGGAACTGACCCGCTCCCAGATACGCGGCTACCAACGCGCGGGCGCGGCGCGAAACACGGTCTCGGCCACCGTCAAGCACTTCCCCGGTCACGGCGACACCAGTGTGGACAGCCACACCGACCTTCCCGTAATCGACCACAGCGAGCGGCAGTGGCGACGGTTGGACGCACCACCGTTCCGCGCCGCCATCGACGAGGGCACCGACGCGGTGATGACGGGACACCTGAAGTTCCCCGAACTCGACCCCTCCGGGGAACCCGCGACTCTTTCGCGGCGGATTCTCACCGGGTTGCTGCGCGAGGAACTCGGTTTCCAGGGGGTGGTGGTCACCGACTCGCTGCGGATGGCGGGAGTGCACGAGCTGCACCCAGCCGAGGAAGTTCCCGTGCTGGCGCTGGAGGCGGGAGCCGATCAGCTGTTGATGCCGGGGGACCTGTCCACGGCGATCGGGGCGGTGACCGATGCCGTGCGTTCGGGCAGGCTGTCCGAACGAGACATAGACCGCAGCGTGCTGCGGATCCTGAGCATGAAGGACCGGCGCGGGACGGTCTCGGCTCCCCTGGTGGACACCGCGGCGGTGGATCGGACGGTCGGCACTGCCCGGCACCGGCGGCAGGCGCTGCGGATCACCGACGAGACCGTGACGGCGCTGCGCGACGACCCCGGTCTGCTGCCGCTGCGAGCAGCGGTGGGAAGCGTGTTCGTCACGGGATGGGGCGAAACGACAACCACCGCCCTGGCCGCCGAGATCCGACGGCACCACCGAATGGCGGAAACGCTGCGAACCGGCGACTCGCCGGACGACCGACTGATCGGCGAGGCTGTCGACCGCGCCGGACGGCACGACGTGACGATCGTGCTGACCAACGGTGCCTGGCGCGAATCCGGCGGCGCACAACGCGAGCTGCTCCGCTCGTTGAGCCGTGCGGACGCCCCCGTGATCGCCGTGGCTGTGCGCGATCCCTACGACGCGGCCTGCGTTGACGACATCGGCACCTGGCTGGCCACCTACTCCTACCGAGAAGTGTCGATGCGATCCCTGACAAGAGTGCTGTTCGGTGTGGTGTCCCCCTCGGGCAAGTTGCCGGTTCCGGTTCCCGATCCGGACCGCCCCGACACACCGCGTTATCCGTTCGGCCACGGAATCACCTGGTGA
- a CDS encoding HAD superfamily hydrolase (TIGR01490 family) (product_source=TIGR01490; cath_funfam=3.40.50.1000; cog=COG0560; pfam=PF12710; superfamily=56784; tigrfam=TIGR01490; transmembrane_helix_parts=Outside_1_243,TMhelix_244_266,Inside_267_273), which yields MTQHAAENREARGAAFFDLDRTIIARSSTLAFSKPFFREGLINRRAVLKSAYAQFMFMLAGADSDQMERMRQHLASLCAGWDVEQVDAIVDETLHDIVDPLVYREATQLISEHRAEDDDVVVLSASGEEVVAPVSRLLGVTNWASSRMRIEDGRYTGELEFYCTGTEKARAAAEIAEREGYPLSECHAYSDSITDLPLLELVGHPTVVNPDRGLRKEAAQRGWPALVFEHPVSLRARFPTPSATTVTTAAVALGVVAAGVAYGLWWRRRRANR from the coding sequence GTGACCCAGCATGCTGCCGAGAACCGCGAAGCACGCGGGGCGGCGTTCTTCGATCTGGACAGGACGATCATCGCCCGATCGAGCACGCTCGCGTTCAGCAAACCGTTCTTCCGGGAAGGGCTGATCAACCGCCGGGCAGTGCTGAAGAGCGCCTACGCCCAGTTCATGTTCATGCTCGCGGGCGCGGACAGCGACCAGATGGAACGAATGCGGCAGCACCTGGCCTCGCTGTGCGCCGGGTGGGACGTCGAGCAGGTCGACGCGATCGTCGACGAGACGCTGCACGACATCGTGGATCCGCTGGTCTACCGGGAAGCCACCCAACTCATCTCCGAACACCGCGCCGAGGACGACGACGTGGTGGTGCTCTCGGCGTCCGGTGAGGAGGTGGTGGCCCCCGTGTCCCGCCTGCTCGGTGTCACGAACTGGGCGAGCAGCCGGATGCGGATCGAGGACGGGCGCTACACGGGCGAGTTGGAGTTCTACTGCACCGGCACCGAGAAGGCACGCGCGGCGGCCGAGATCGCCGAGCGGGAGGGCTACCCGCTGTCGGAGTGCCACGCCTACTCCGACTCGATCACCGATCTGCCGCTGTTGGAGCTGGTGGGCCACCCGACCGTGGTCAACCCGGACCGCGGCCTCCGCAAGGAGGCGGCGCAGCGCGGCTGGCCCGCGCTGGTGTTCGAGCACCCGGTATCGCTGCGGGCACGGTTCCCCACTCCGTCCGCGACCACCGTGACCACGGCCGCCGTGGCGCTGGGGGTCGTCGCCGCCGGAGTGGCCTACGGGCTGTGGTGGCGGCGACGGCGCGCGAATCGGTGA
- a CDS encoding secretion/DNA translocation related CpaE-like protein (product_source=TIGR03815; cog=COG0489; superfamily=52172,52540; tigrfam=TIGR03815): MSEDAKRGHTKSGQASPGRVTPGEPLIVTDDPDLAAELAGVAAAAGCEPRRVATVREVGESWHEAPVVLLDTGALEECSAVGLPQRSGLILVTTRAEPEFWRAAFRSGAQHAVELASEEQRLVGLLTELTEDVPPREGSLLAVLGGCGGAGASVLAAVTGVLAARAGGHCTLLDCDPLGGGLDLLLGEEHTSGVRWSELSLGTGRFTAAALREALPSRRLGSGEIATLSCSRDEVPRGMTPDSVCAVLDAARRAGQTVVCDLPRVQNESTLAVLRRADLVVLVVPAEIRACVAAGGVLDAVRDVVPGQLRAIVRGPSPGGLRLVDIRRALGLEVLTVMRTDRGLAALVDRFGLCAVRLGEHRPPVRAGRKLLTQLNEITGEVARTATRRETLAQ; encoded by the coding sequence ATGTCGGAAGACGCGAAGCGGGGACACACGAAGTCGGGACAAGCGAGCCCCGGGCGCGTGACGCCGGGAGAACCGCTGATCGTCACCGACGATCCCGATCTCGCCGCGGAACTGGCGGGGGTGGCCGCGGCGGCGGGCTGTGAGCCGCGCCGTGTCGCCACGGTACGAGAGGTGGGCGAGTCCTGGCACGAGGCTCCCGTGGTGCTGCTGGACACCGGGGCGCTGGAGGAGTGCTCGGCGGTGGGGCTCCCACAGCGCTCCGGGCTGATCCTGGTCACCACGCGGGCGGAGCCGGAGTTCTGGCGAGCCGCCTTCCGGAGCGGGGCACAACACGCCGTCGAACTCGCTTCCGAGGAGCAACGTCTGGTGGGACTGCTCACCGAACTCACCGAGGACGTCCCGCCCCGGGAGGGAAGTCTGTTGGCGGTACTCGGCGGCTGTGGCGGAGCGGGGGCCTCGGTGCTGGCCGCCGTCACCGGTGTGCTCGCCGCCCGTGCGGGCGGGCACTGCACGTTGCTCGACTGCGACCCACTGGGCGGAGGTCTGGATCTGCTGCTGGGGGAGGAACACACTTCCGGGGTGCGGTGGTCGGAACTGTCGCTGGGCACCGGGAGGTTCACCGCCGCGGCGTTGCGGGAGGCCCTACCCTCCCGGCGGCTCGGTTCCGGCGAGATCGCCACCCTGAGCTGCTCCAGGGACGAGGTGCCGCGCGGCATGACCCCCGATTCGGTGTGCGCCGTGCTCGACGCCGCCCGCAGGGCCGGTCAGACCGTGGTGTGCGATCTGCCTCGCGTGCAGAACGAGTCCACTCTGGCGGTGCTGCGTCGCGCCGATCTCGTGGTGCTCGTGGTCCCGGCCGAGATACGGGCTTGCGTCGCGGCGGGTGGAGTGCTCGACGCCGTCCGGGACGTCGTGCCCGGACAGCTCCGGGCGATCGTGCGGGGGCCTTCGCCCGGAGGATTGCGCCTGGTGGACATTCGTCGTGCCTTGGGGCTGGAAGTGCTCACCGTGATGCGAACGGACCGTGGGCTCGCCGCGCTCGTCGATCGGTTCGGATTGTGTGCCGTTCGGCTCGGTGAGCACCGACCACCGGTTCGTGCCGGCAGGAAACTGCTCACCCAGCTGAACGAGATCACCGGTGAAGTGGCGCGAACGGCTACCCGGCGGGAGACCCTCGCGCAGTAA